The nucleotide window TTTTCCCGAAGATCGTCCATGAGTTCGGCAATTTTCGGTGAGATCACCGGATGGGGACGGTCGGCGAAGTCCCGCATCAGGTTATTCGTGAAGAAATGACGCGACGGCGCGTCCATCTTCGAATAAAAATTTAAAGGACTTTGCCATCCCCAGACCAGCAAGCTCGGATCGTTCCAATCGGCGGTTCGATCACCAAGGTCTCGCCCAATTCTCCGAAGTTCGACCCATTGGCCTCCCCCTTTGTGTCGAATCGTCAGTTGTTCGGCAGGGACCAGGAGGTAGTCTCTGACCTGGATCACCCCAAACGCCAGAATCGCCCCGGTCAGTCCGAGGCCGAAGACCCACGATCGCCAGGTTCTCCGCTGCGAAGATGCCAGGTCTCCAAGCATCACTCCCACGGCCAGTGCGATGCCAGGCATTGGCAACAAGTAGTAGTGGGCCCAGTACAATCTCGGGGCCACGACCTGAATCATTGCCGAGATCGTCCAGCCGACCAGGACCAACCGGCCAAAACTCGGCCGACGAACCGCCAGACCGATGAGCGACGGAACCGCAACCAGCCAGAGCGGCCAGGAACCTCGCCCCCACCAGACGAGGTACTTGGTGGAACCGAACGGCGGAGGCAACTCTCCCGAGGGATCGGCGTTGCCCGTGAGCCATCGGACTGCAGGTGAAGGCGCGTTCGGCTCGGCCTCGACATCCGTCGCCAACGCCCTTCCTGCACGAATGATGTCGTCGTAGGCGTCCCCCGCAACCCCGCGAACTGCGAGGATGCCGACCACAATGACCACGACCCCGAGAAATCCACCGATCAAGGCACCAAGCGACCTCAGCCGATCACGTAGTCTCAACTGATCGCTCACGTCTCGGCGAGGGAAGGCGATGATGGCCAGGACGAGAATCACCAGATGCAGCGCCGCGACCTGCTTGACCGCTGTCGCGAGTCCGGCCGCGATCCCGGCGAGCAACAGCCAGGTTCCTCGTTTCCCTGGTTCCTGCTCTGCCCTGAGAACTGCTGCCAATGCGGCCACCGCAAAGCAATTGATCGCCTGTTCAAGCTGTGCCCCGTTCCCGTATACGTAGGGGTCGGTGCTCAGGAGGACATAGAGGAAGGCGGAGATGACCGCAGCAATCGTCCCGCTCAGGCGTAAGCCGATCCACCAGACCAGGGCGACGGTGAGCAGAACCAGAGGAATCGGAAGCAATCGAATCGTAAGCTCGTTCGCTCCACCCATAGCAACCGACGCCGCATAGAGCCAGTACCCCAATGGAGGCTTGTTTTCGCTCAAATCGGCATAGAGCCGGTCACCTTGTACGAGTTTTCGAGCCATGTACGCATACGCGGCCTCGTCGCAATCGAGCGGTTCGACGTCCCCTTCCACGACGGGCCAGGGGGCAACACCGAGTCTTTGTTCCACTGCTGGGGCAAAGGTATGTCCGCGCCACCAGACCGCGAAAATCAATGTGATCACCAGCCCGGTAACCGCCCAGCCAGAGATCCGGGATCGCATGGCAATGTTGGCCAACGACTCCCTCCTGAGGTTAGAATCCAGACACGATCCCTCGCCCATCGCCACCTGTTGGCCTGGGTTTCCCTGATGCCCTCGGTGATCGACCGCGATGGTTTCTCATGATTCTACAACGATGGCCACCGTTTCGGCAGCCGATCGAACCATCACAATCCCTAGGCCGATCGGTCATCTCCGCGCGGCGATCCCGGCCTTGATCTTCGGAGCAGCCCTGATTTTCCTCGCCGATCCACCCCGGATGAGCGGCAACGTCTGGTCACGGTACAT belongs to Tautonia marina and includes:
- a CDS encoding ArnT family glycosyltransferase, whose protein sequence is MANIAMRSRISGWAVTGLVITLIFAVWWRGHTFAPAVEQRLGVAPWPVVEGDVEPLDCDEAAYAYMARKLVQGDRLYADLSENKPPLGYWLYAASVAMGGANELTIRLLPIPLVLLTVALVWWIGLRLSGTIAAVISAFLYVLLSTDPYVYGNGAQLEQAINCFAVAALAAVLRAEQEPGKRGTWLLLAGIAAGLATAVKQVAALHLVILVLAIIAFPRRDVSDQLRLRDRLRSLGALIGGFLGVVVIVVGILAVRGVAGDAYDDIIRAGRALATDVEAEPNAPSPAVRWLTGNADPSGELPPPFGSTKYLVWWGRGSWPLWLVAVPSLIGLAVRRPSFGRLVLVGWTISAMIQVVAPRLYWAHYYLLPMPGIALAVGVMLGDLASSQRRTWRSWVFGLGLTGAILAFGVIQVRDYLLVPAEQLTIRHKGGGQWVELRRIGRDLGDRTADWNDPSLLVWGWQSPLNFYSKMDAPSRHFFTNNLMRDFADRPHPVISPKIAELMDDLRENRPELVLVAYPPFPSLREFLEEGYLPTTLYRIPISPDGRGLWVRKDRFAELTRSRATVSQRESPPAQTPR